In the genome of Neodiprion pinetum isolate iyNeoPine1 unplaced genomic scaffold, iyNeoPine1.2 ptg000101l, whole genome shotgun sequence, one region contains:
- the LOC138191335 gene encoding caldesmon-like translates to MPIETRTGSKKESGASVDDSLQLKYTETDIEFIKQEVSNKEKRLQKEKEALEERQAEIDKKSKHLSEQFRQQEAELEKKQRAIESSKDAGLSEEVQKKLARLAELEAKEIANANTKTQRHNPTEGPAQDVPHPTQPTKGIVEEIKYPTQFKTSKVDDSKNPAQLSASVTDVKIRDTNEATGRSKMDEPRLGPVEDTQLSELLRKKAEIDREVQLLVAQNSRGTDRAVTQSIELATDATFREPGPVCTRSKDELRLEAEILHFKKKAERKKGDLRKSVAPQKPNPVDSYRPDPLSRGAIGRNALNSENDHISIKSVVSVPTDDEDLNLEAEALAREALIRRIQKENREKLKNLRGGIAGPDLGPQELGEPGVPGELVLDKDLEIRLREQEIWERELELQEQELAYQAALADPYRERRRKLAEREEQLKKREQALKDKISGITRPQVTQVVNAEQAPVPPTLPLAEQSISVKDALAVVPKFDGKNITVMQFNRACKRALEMVTPSLEGYLTRLIRSKLADRAYAVIEDESFATLQGLLDKLTEVFAPIRSANHYRGELGQLYKYADEHVLDYIGRTRDIKTGLIEAERRKNRELTNAEIIRLDEEVCEAFVGGLPSDCRNAVLIKGYSNLKTAYERAIDASKALELDRDRARSRGASRAESNNAEPCKHCGRSNHLTDQCRAIRRPAVSRPVENRESCTLCGRSTHSTANCYKNKPPSSQQSTARNTNVVECSYCKSIGHSYNECRKRRYHETISRNNSGNGAGPSGNTGSPRVTRANAIETEEVETGPSAST, encoded by the coding sequence ATGCCTATCGAAACTAGAACAGGTAGCAAAAAGGAAAGCGGCGCATCAGTAGATGATAGCTTACAACTTAAATATACGGAGACCGATATAGAATTCATAAAACAGGAGGTTTCCAATAAGGAAAAGAGGctccaaaaagaaaaagaagcgtTAGAGGAACGTCAAGCAGAAATAGATAAGAAGTCAAAACATCTTAGCGAACAATTCAGACAACAAGAAGCtgaattagagaaaaaacagCGCGCGATTGAATCGAGTAAAGACGCGGGGTTATCCGAAGAAGTTCAAAAGAAACTTGCCAGGCTCGCCGAGCTCGAGGCGAAAGAAATCGCGAACGCAAATACAAAAACGCAGCGGCACAACCCGACCGAGGGCCCCGCGCAAGACGTACCACATCCTACACAGCCAACAAAAGGCATAgtagaagaaatcaaatatCCTACGCAGTTCAAAACGAGCAAGGTAGACGATTCTAAAAATCCTGCACAGCTCTCCGCGAGCGTGACAGACGTTAAAATTAGGGACACTAACGAAGCGACGGGCCGTTCGAAAATGGATGAACCGCGGTTAGGTCCTGTAGAGGACACACAGCTGTCCGAACTTCTCCGTAAGAAGGCAGAAATAGATCGGGAAGTACAACTTCTCGTAGCACAAAATTCACGCGGCACAGATAGGGCAGTTACCCAAAGCATAGAATTAGCCACTGACGCTACATTTAGGGAACCCGGTCCAGTGTGTACGCGGAGTAAGGATGAATTAAGGTTAGAAGCAGAAATTCTGCACTTCAAAAAGAAggcagaaagaaagaaaggcgACTTAAGAAAATCCGTGGCGCCTCAAAAACCTAACCCTGTGGACAGTTACCGCCCTGATCCACTCAGCAGAGGAGCGATTGGTAGAAACGCCCTCAATTCAGAAAATGATCACATTTCAATAAAGTCAGTGGTTTCCGTCCCAACTGACGATGAAGATTTGAATTTAGAAGCAGAAGCGTTAGCTAGAGAAGCGTTGATCAGACGCATTCAAAAAGAGAACCGCGAGAAACTCAAAAATCTACGCGGAGGAATAGCAGGTCCGGACCTGGGACCTCAAGAATTAGGTGAGCCAGGCGTGCCGGGAGAATTAGTCCTCGATAAGGACTTAGAAATACGATTACGCGAGCAAGAGATTTGGGAGCGCGAATTAGAATTGCAGGAGCAAGAACTCGCGTACCAGGCCGCGTTAGCAGATCCGTACCGGGAGAGAAGGAGGAAATTAGCTGAGCGCGAGGAACAGTTAAAGAAAAGGGAGCAGGCCCTGAAGGATAAGATCTCGGGAATCACCCGCCCCCAAGTTACTCAAGTCGTTAACGCCGAGCAGGCACCCGTTCCTCCTACTCTGCCGTTAGCGGAGCAATCCATATCGGTTAAAGACGCGTTAGCGGTAGTCCCAAAATTTGACGGGAAAAACATCACCGTAATGCAGTTTAATCGGGCGTGCAAGAGGGCACTCGAGATGGTAACACCCAGCTTGGAGGGGTACCTCACGCGCCTCATCAGAAGCAAGCTCGCCGATCGAGCATACGCAGTAATCGAAGACGAGAGTTTTGCAACCCTGCAAGGACTCTTGGATAAACTCACGGAAGTATTCGCGCCCATTAGATCCGCGAATCATTACCGTGGAGAGCTTGGTCAGCTGTATAAATACGCTGATGAACACGTGCTAGATTACATAGGGAGAACCCGCGACATAAAAACGGGATTAATAGAAGCGGAACGAAGAAAGAACCGCGAGCTAACCAATGCAGAGATAATCAGGTTAGATGAGGAAGTCTGCGAGGCATTTGTCGGCGGACTACCGAGCGACTGCCGGAATGCAGTATTGATCAAAGGTTACTCCAACCTGAAGACAGCCTACGAAAGGGCTATAGATGCCAGCAAGGCATTAGAATTAGATAGAGATCGGGCTAGGAGCCGCGGCGCGAGCAGGGCCGAGAGTAATAACGCAGAGCCGTGTAAACATTGCGGCCGTAGTAATCACCTAACCGATCAGTGCCGAGCGATTAGGAGACCCGCGGTAAGCAGACCCGTGGAAAATAGAGAATCGTGTACGCTGTGCGGGCGGTCGACCCACAGCACAGCAAATTGTTACAAAAACAAACCGCCGTCGAGCCAACAGTCGACAGCGCGAAATACCAACGTAGTCGAATGTAGCTACTGCAAGAGCATAGGACATTCATACAACGAATGCCGTAAACGTAGATACCATGAAACAATTAGCCGAAACAACTCGGGAAACGGAGCAGGGCCCTCGGGGAACACTGGCAGCCCCCGAGTAACAAGGGCCAATGCCATAGAGACAGAGGAGGTGGAAACAGGTCCATCTGCCTCTACTTAA